Sequence from the Drosophila subpulchrella strain 33 F10 #4 breed RU33 chromosome 3R, RU_Dsub_v1.1 Primary Assembly, whole genome shotgun sequence genome:
ACCCCCTAAACCACAAACGCAAGCAATGCCTACTTATGTGGACTTAATATTCCAAGAGACGTTTCCTCCAATTGTGAAACCTATGACGCCCCCactatatatgtacatatacaaGTTCCTAGTATATCCACGTGTTAcgttggttttttattttacaactaatccaacaaaaattaagaaatgtaATGTCTTGAATTCCAGTGCTTTTTTCTCGCCgcataaatataatatttttggttccctgaataataaataactttaTCCAAATCCACAGCTTAATCCGGATGTGAACGCCTTCCAGAGGAAGTTCGTCAATGAAGTGCGTCGTTGCGATGAAATGGAGCGCAAGTTGCGCTACCTGGAGAAGGAGATCAAGAAGGACGGCATACCCATGTTGGACACCGGGGAGAGTCCTGAGGCTCCGCAGCCCCGAGAGATGATCGACCTGGAGGTATAGGCAGAAGTTACCATTGCTAGCCTTAATATTACTCTGTTTATTTATCCCCTGCTTGCTAACCACATGCTTACTTCTTTGGCTTCCTTCTCCGCCCTTTAGGCCACCTTTGAGAAGCTGGAGAACGAGTTGAGGGAGGTGAATCAGAACGCCGAGGCCCTGAAGCGCAACTTTCTGGAGCTGACCGAGCTGAAGCACATTCTCCGCAAAACCCAGGTCTTCTTCGACGAGGTAAGCAGCTGCATGAGCAACGGCTTATGGGTATCAGCTAACAAACCGCGATCGGAAACCGCTTTTTCCAAATAACATATGGCGGCCAGAGAAGCGCCTGATAACTAACCAACTTTTCTAAGCAATAACCAATTTCCCAACCGACAACACAAGTGTGGCAGCCACGACTTCTAGTTACATAAGCAATCTCCTCCAGAACCACACACCAAAATGATTTCCCCCGACCACTCTGCACGAATCTCCACCTCCTCCTTCTCCGTTTCCAAAGGCAAACGATGTGTGCTTTACCCCTCAGTTTGAGTTTGTAGAAATTCCGTAGTTGTGCGTTTGACATCAGTTTATGGTTATTGTTTCTATCGAAAGTGTTCCTGAGTAATCAAGAAGAAATATGGGGTTTCCGAAATTATGTAGAAGATCTTAAGCTGAAATCagatttgttttgatttaagTAAATTAtgatataaaaaatgaaattaagaaGAGGTTTCAGGGACCCCGCTTTTCATGCTTGCTTTTTAGGGTCATTTCCGTGTACTCCCCTTTAAATTGCTCTTATTTTCGCCCACACTCTGTTTATATATACCTAGATGTTTGTGTCACCTTATTGTTTAGTATTAAttatttgatattttcttttattttattatgcgttcttacattttatttttccataTCAATCAATAcacaatcaatcaatcaaccactccccgaccaaaaatcaataaaccgaataaacaaacacaaaactGCACACACCACGAACACCCAACCACAAACACCACCCAATGCCCTGCCCACTGCCGGTTGTGTGTTGCCAAAAGTCGGTGCCCACGGTGTACAAGTCGAGTGGCGCATACTCATCCAGCAAATATCGGCGCTATCCGCAGATGGCCGACAACCAGAACGAGGACGAGCAGGCGCAGCTGCTGGGCGAGGAGGGTGTCCGGGCCAGCCAGCCGGGCCAGAATTTAAAGCTTGGGTAAATATTGATGCGGACCTGGGACCTGGGAACCACGGAACCACGGACGACGACCAGAACATGGGGGGAAAACTAAACTCAGGCCAAGACCCACGCGCACTCGCTCTCCTGCTCCTCTCACTCCTTGCTGTTTGTGTCCCACATCCATGTACAATTGATGAGTGTATTCCCTGTGTTCCATGCGTTAGGCTATCGAATTGATTTCAAACATTAAGCACATACTCTACTTGTTTGCTCTGGTGTCGGTTTCCAAGCTAtatccaatccaatccaataATCCCCCCCACATGCCACAAAAAGTCCAACAACCACGATTCGGAGGCGGTTCTACTAATCTTGTCCTAAGTGTTAACCCCCAAGCTAACCCGTTCGTAAGTCGAGTGTCGAAATGACCTTTGCCCACCATTCACAATTTCTAGCAAGAAGGCGGCGTTAACCAAACCACCGAGTCGATGACCCGCGCCTTGATCACGGACGAGGCGCGCACCGCTGGTGCCTCCATGGGTCCCGTACAGCTCGGGTACGTATCCAGCGACCAGCATCCAAAACTGGGCAGGCGCACACTTGGGAAATGGGCATAGCTCCATCAGCAGGAAAATGTTCCTTGGGCGAAGAAGTGTATTACGGAATAATACACTTTGTTCATTGCATTATACTTTAAAAGATATAAGGGTTAGGGTATATTCATATTTTGCATAATAATCTTAAATTATGTAATTGTCTTATTATGGTAACACATCAGGTTTTATATATATCCTAAAATCTTATACTTTCTACATTTCAATCTGATTATATGTCTATTGTACATATCCAATTATCATAGTAATATTTACAATATCAAGACCAGGCCATTCTTCCCGCCCAAGGAAGCTTTTAGCTGTACATAATCTCTTTTAGCTTCTAACCAGCGATATGCCACACAAAATTATTGCTTATTGCCGCCAATGCCAAACTAACCAAAAGCCAAAGCAGCTGCGCCGCCAAAGACAAAGATTAACCGAACCATGTCCATTCATTCCGATCAACTTGGAGTCTCTCGGAGTTTCAAGCAATAATTTTCTGTGCAAAATCCCAAAAGAATGACACATTGAAGACAACTAAATTAAACGTCCTTCTCTTCTTATGTTCCTCTCTTCCCCAAACAAAAATATCCAACCGACAAAATtgtattgaaaatatttagttACATGGAGAAATCGAACGAACGTGAGGATTATCTTCCATGGTTGGTACCCTGCCCCTTCAAAAACACAAGACTAGGCCAAACAATCAGTCAAACTCGAATCCATTAGCCAACGAATGGCGCTCATCAATCGTATTTGTATCGATCGGTCAATCAGCTGTATATAGAGCCATGTCATTAGCTTCGCTCGCCTCCCAGCACTGTCCCGCATCCAGCCCAGAATTCAGAGTGCTAACGTCTCACCCATCCAATCGATCCCACCCAGTTTCTCATCCATCCCAAACCCTGCTATCGCCACGCGCGTCCATTGGTAACTTGTGCTTGAGAGTTTAGTTTTCCTTGTTTGTCGTAAATAACCGGAATGACTCTGTTGGATAGACCGTAGCGGAGATGTGTCACTAATCGCTGCTTCCCAATCCCTCACAGCTTTGTGGCTGGCGTCATTCTGAGGGAGCGACTCCCGGCCTTCGAGCGGATGCTGTGGCGCGCCTGCAGGGGCAACGTCTTCCTTCGCCAGGCGATGATCGAGACGCCGCTGGAGGATCCCACCAACGTAAGTCAGAACTCAAAACCTAACTagttatttataaaacatatttaaatccATAACTGATTCATTTGTTTACTTAATAAGCTAAAGATAGTATGTTCTTTAAAGTTGTGCTAATACTtatagttatttatttataatcaCTTAAGTACTACCCTTCCGATGTCTtatctaaataaataaaacccaGCTTATCTTATCTTGCCTTGTTTAACAAAGTAGTTGAATGGTTTACAAATGTCTGGGTAGCTGAAGtaaatttatgtttaaatTATGAATTTAGCCTCTGTAATCcatattttaattaagaaCCATCTCGTATTTAAATAACTAtctattttatttacatattttccaGGGCGACCAGGTGCACAAGTCGGTGTTCATCATCTTCTTCCAGGGCGACCAACTGAAGACGCGCGTCAAGAAGATCTGCGAGGGCTTCCGCGCCACGCTCTATCCTTGCCCCGAGGCTCCGGCCGATCGTCGCGAGATGGCCATGGGTGTGATGACTCGCATTGAGGATCTGAACACCGTCCTCGGCCAGACGCAGGACCATCGCCATCGCGTTCTCGTTGCAGCGGCGAAAAACCTCAAGAACTGGTTTGTCAAGGTGCGCAAGATTAAGGCCATCTATCACACGCTGAATCTCTTCAATCTGGacgtgacccagaagtgtctgaTCGCCGAGTGTTGGGTGCCGCTGCTGGACATCGAAACCATCCAGCTGGCCTTGCGTCGCGGAACCGAGAGATCAGGATCTTCGGTGCCGCCGATTCTCAACCGCATGCAGACGTTCGAGAATCCGCCCACTTACAATCGAACGAACAAGTTCACCAAGGCCTTCCAGGCGCTTATCGATGCTTACGGAGTGGCTAGTTATCGGGAGATGAATCCGGCTCCCTACACCATCATCACCTTTCCCTTTCTGTTTGCCGTGATGTTTGGAGATTTGGGCCATGGTGCCATTATGGCGCTCTTTGGTCTCTGGATGATTCGAAAGGAGAAGGGACTGGCAGCTCAGAAGACGGACAACGAGATCTGGAACATTTTCTTCGGCGGACGTTATATCATCTTCCTCATGGGCGTCTTCTCCATGTACACTGGTCTTATATACAACGATATATTCTCCAAGTCGCTAAATATCTTTGGATCCCATTGGCACCTGTCCTACAACAAGTCGACGGTGATGGATAACAAGTTTCTGCAGTTGAGCCCGAAAGGCGACTACGAGGGTGCCCCGTATCCGTTCGGCATGGATCCCATTTGGCAGGTGGCGGGGGCCAACAAGATCATCTTCCACAATGCCTACAAGATGAAGATTTCGATTATTTTCGGCGTTGTCCACATGATCTTCGGCGTAGTAATGAGCTGGCACAACCACACGTATTTCCGGAACAGGATCTCGCTGATGTACGAGTTTATTCCTCAGCTTATCttcctgctgctgctcttcTTCTACATGGTATTGCTGATGTTCATCAAATGGATCAAGTTCGCAGCCACCAATGACAGTGAGTTCTCTCTCTCTGTTGTATCTGGATTTAGTTAACACATTTTCCTGTATTTAGAGCCCTACTCCGAAGCCTGTGCCCCCTCGATTCTGATCACCTTTATTGACATGGTGCTATTCAATACGCCTAAGCCACCGCCAGAGAAATGTGAGACGTATATGTTCTTTGGCCAGCACTTCATTCAGGTGCTCTTCGTCTTGGTTGCCGTCGGCTGTATTCCCGTAATGCTGCTGGCTAAGCCGCTGCTCATCATGCAGGCTCGCAAGCAAGCGAACGTAAGTGTAGCCCCAACCGATGCACTCCATCAGTTCCCATAGAAAAAGAGTTCCATTCACATCACAACATATCAACGCACATCGCACTCCCAGCTCTCCACATTATACTAACTGCTTCTTCTTTATTTGTGCTCCCAATTAACAAAATTACAATCCCCTAACCAAATCCACAccgaataaaataaaacactcCAATCCACAACCCATAGGAAGAGGTTAGTCGTGTCGTTTGTGTTCGATGTTTGGTTGAACTTCTCTAATTGGATACTtcctaatttaatttcttaatggaatttgaaaaatattcttttttttatgtttttgccATTTGGAGAAGTTTGACTTTGGTTCTTCTGCATATTCCCCTATAATACAGTCAATAATACCCATTGTTTTCAGGTTCAGCCCATCGCTGGTGCCACTTCGGATGCGGAGACTGGCGGCGTGTCCAATGGCGGATCCCATGGCGGTGGCGGAGGTCATGAGGAGGAAGAGGAGCTGTCCGAGATCTTCATTCACCAGAGCATCCACACCATTGAGTATGTTCTGGGTTCGGTTTCCCATACTGCTTCATACCTCCGATTGTGGGCGCTCTCCCTGGCGCATGCCCGTAAGACATCAAATGAACTATAATCTCATGGGACTACTTATCACTAACTATTATAATCTGACAGAGTTGGCTGAGGTGTTATGGACCATGGTCCTCTCGATTGGCCTGAAGCAGGAGGGTCCCGTGGGCGGCATCGTGTTGACCTGCGTGTTTGCCTTCTGGGCCATTCTTACGGTTGGCATTCTGGTGCTTATGGAGGGTTTGTCCGCCTTCCTGCACACTCTGCGTCTTCACTGGTAAGTGTCTTGGCCCATACATGACCCGGAATCATTTCTAACAAATGGTTATCTCTTATAATAGGGTCGAGTTCCAGAGCAAGTTCTACAAGGGACAGGGATACGCCTTCCAACCCTTCTCGTTCGATGCCATAATAGAAAATGGATCTGCCGCTGTCGAGGAGTAAATGCTGCGGAATCGGATGGAGCAACAACCAAAGCACGTTGAGAGTCTCATTGCGTTCTATGAAATTAACTATCCAAATAAGTGGAATTTACCAGTTACAGTAACAAAAAATATGTACGCTTTAATGTTCTATTGTCGTGAATTTATCTATCTCATATAGCCCCAGCAAGCGTTAGATTgctaataatatttaatgttCTTCGTAGACGTTCTCGTGTTTATTAACTACACATGTAAACTCAAATAAATAGCAAAAGCTAACCCCACTGGGGGTTGGCTATAAAAAAAGGCTGGTTTTCTTGGAATGTTTATTGGTTATCAATGGGACATTAGTTCATTGATggcagaaacaaattttttaagattttctGGTTGGGTTTCATAGGGTTTTAGGGCTTCAAAGTCCAGGGAGGTTAGCTGGGTGTCCAAACCCGAAACTTTGCAATAGTACAGATAGTTTTCAGAGGCCAGTTGTTTGGCCAACTCCAGTTGGTGATTATCCATGAGTGTGTCATTAATAACAATGAGTCCATGCTTTCGGTTATTTAGTATATCCATGCAGGTTCCTGCTCCTGCGTGTCCAATAATTAGGTCTGCAGATTTGATATCCTCTATGTTTGGCCGGAATTTGTACTGCTCTATCTGGATTCCGTAGTTTTTACTAATCAGAAGGATTTCCTTATCCGTTAGCGGTTGCGAATTTCCGTGTTGTATGAGGAGTCTAGTGCACTTCCGGTCTTGCAGGGCCTTCAGAGCGGGTTCTGAAGTTACAGCTGATATGAGTGCATCGAATTTGGTAGTGCCCACGGTAATATAAACATTGTTTAAATGCATTTTGGTGAGGAATTTAACAAGTCACAGCTGTTTCCAGTGCTGCTTCTTCTTCGGATTTGCCATTCACGCCGCTTAACTTCAACGCCTTCCATTTAAATGGGCGGCCTGTAACCTCAAAACGCCGGCAATAACCGTTACTTTCGCAACTAGTTGCGAGTTTAGggtctaaaataaatatatgaaaCTCCTACTGGAATAGCTGATTGATTTAAGCAAAAtgcttaaatttaatttttaatgtaa
This genomic interval carries:
- the LOC119550132 gene encoding V-type proton ATPase 116 kDa subunit a1 isoform X1 — encoded protein: MGSLFRSEEMALCQLFLQSEAAYACVSELGELGLVQFRDLNPDVNAFQRKFVNEVRRCDEMERKLRYLEKEIKKDGIPMLDTGESPEAPQPREMIDLEATFEKLENELREVNQNAEALKRNFLELTELKHILRKTQVFFDESVPTVYKSSGAYSSSKYRRYPQMADNQNEDEQAQLLGEEGVRASQPGQNLKLGFVAGVILRERLPAFERMLWRACRGNVFLRQAMIETPLEDPTNGDQVHKSVFIIFFQGDQLKTRVKKICEGFRATLYPCPEAPADRREMAMGVMTRIEDLNTVLGQTQDHRHRVLVAAAKNLKNWFVKVRKIKAIYHTLNLFNLDVTQKCLIAECWVPLLDIETIQLALRRGTERSGSSVPPILNRMQTFENPPTYNRTNKFTKAFQALIDAYGVASYREMNPAPYTIITFPFLFAVMFGDLGHGAIMALFGLWMIRKEKGLAAQKTDNEIWNIFFGGRYIIFLMGVFSMYTGLIYNDIFSKSLNIFGSHWHLSYNKSTVMDNKFLQLSPKGDYEGAPYPFGMDPIWQVAGANKIIFHNAYKMKISIIFGVVHMIFGVVMSWHNHTYFRNRISLMYEFIPQLIFLLLLFFYMVLLMFIKWIKFAATNDKPYSEACAPSILITFIDMVLFNTPKPPPEKCETYMFFGQHFIQVLFVLVAVGCIPVMLLAKPLLIMQARKQANEEVQPIAGATSDAETGGVSNGGSHGGGGGHEEEEELSEIFIHQSIHTIEYVLGSVSHTASYLRLWALSLAHAQLAEVLWTMVLSIGLKQEGPVGGIVLTCVFAFWAILTVGILVLMEGLSAFLHTLRLHWVEFQSKFYKGQGYAFQPFSFDAIIENGSAAVEE
- the LOC119550132 gene encoding V-type proton ATPase 116 kDa subunit a1 isoform X7; translation: MGSLFRSEEMALCQLFLQSEAAYACVSELGELGLVQFRDLNPDVNAFQRKFVNEVRRCDEMERKLRYLEKEIKKDGIPMLDTGESPEAPQPREMIDLEATFEKLENELREVNQNAEALKRNFLELTELKHILRKTQVFFDEMADNQNEDEQAQLLGEEGVRASQPGQNLKLGFVAGVILRERLPAFERMLWRACRGNVFLRQAMIETPLEDPTNGDQVHKSVFIIFFQGDQLKTRVKKICEGFRATLYPCPEAPADRREMAMGVMTRIEDLNTVLGQTQDHRHRVLVAAAKNLKNWFVKVRKIKAIYHTLNLFNLDVTQKCLIAECWVPLLDIETIQLALRRGTERSGSSVPPILNRMQTFENPPTYNRTNKFTKAFQALIDAYGVASYREMNPAPYTIITFPFLFAVMFGDLGHGAIMALFGLWMIRKEKGLAAQKTDNEIWNIFFGGRYIIFLMGVFSMYTGLIYNDIFSKSLNIFGSHWHLSYNKSTVMDNKFLQLSPKGDYEGAPYPFGMDPIWQVAGANKIIFHNAYKMKISIIFGVVHMIFGVVMSWHNHTYFRNRISLMYEFIPQLIFLLLLFFYMVLLMFIKWIKFAATNDKPYSEACAPSILITFIDMVLFNTPKPPPEKCETYMFFGQHFIQVLFVLVAVGCIPVMLLAKPLLIMQARKQANEEVQPIAGATSDAETGGVSNGGSHGGGGGHEEEEELSEIFIHQSIHTIEYVLGSVSHTASYLRLWALSLAHAQLAEVLWTMVLSIGLKQEGPVGGIVLTCVFAFWAILTVGILVLMEGLSAFLHTLRLHWVEFQSKFYKGQGYAFQPFSFDAIIENGSAAVEE
- the LOC119550132 gene encoding V-type proton ATPase 116 kDa subunit a1 isoform X3, with protein sequence MGSLFRSEEMALCQLFLQSEAAYACVSELGELGLVQFRDLNPDVNAFQRKFVNEVRRCDEMERKLRYLEKEIKKDGIPMLDTGESPEAPQPREMIDLEATFEKLENELREVNQNAEALKRNFLELTELKHILRKTQVFFDEQEGGVNQTTESMTRALITDEARTAGASMGPVQLGYMEKSNEREDYLPCFVAGVILRERLPAFERMLWRACRGNVFLRQAMIETPLEDPTNGDQVHKSVFIIFFQGDQLKTRVKKICEGFRATLYPCPEAPADRREMAMGVMTRIEDLNTVLGQTQDHRHRVLVAAAKNLKNWFVKVRKIKAIYHTLNLFNLDVTQKCLIAECWVPLLDIETIQLALRRGTERSGSSVPPILNRMQTFENPPTYNRTNKFTKAFQALIDAYGVASYREMNPAPYTIITFPFLFAVMFGDLGHGAIMALFGLWMIRKEKGLAAQKTDNEIWNIFFGGRYIIFLMGVFSMYTGLIYNDIFSKSLNIFGSHWHLSYNKSTVMDNKFLQLSPKGDYEGAPYPFGMDPIWQVAGANKIIFHNAYKMKISIIFGVVHMIFGVVMSWHNHTYFRNRISLMYEFIPQLIFLLLLFFYMVLLMFIKWIKFAATNDKPYSEACAPSILITFIDMVLFNTPKPPPEKCETYMFFGQHFIQVLFVLVAVGCIPVMLLAKPLLIMQARKQANEEVQPIAGATSDAETGGVSNGGSHGGGGGHEEEEELSEIFIHQSIHTIEYVLGSVSHTASYLRLWALSLAHAQLAEVLWTMVLSIGLKQEGPVGGIVLTCVFAFWAILTVGILVLMEGLSAFLHTLRLHWVEFQSKFYKGQGYAFQPFSFDAIIENGSAAVEE
- the LOC119550132 gene encoding V-type proton ATPase 116 kDa subunit a1 isoform X5, which codes for MGSLFRSEEMALCQLFLQSEAAYACVSELGELGLVQFRDLNPDVNAFQRKFVNEVRRCDEMERKLRYLEKEIKKDGIPMLDTGESPEAPQPREMIDLEATFEKLENELREVNQNAEALKRNFLELTELKHILRKTQVFFDEQEGGVNQTTESMTRALITDEARTAGASMGPVQLGFVAGVILRERLPAFERMLWRACRGNVFLRQAMIETPLEDPTNGDQVHKSVFIIFFQGDQLKTRVKKICEGFRATLYPCPEAPADRREMAMGVMTRIEDLNTVLGQTQDHRHRVLVAAAKNLKNWFVKVRKIKAIYHTLNLFNLDVTQKCLIAECWVPLLDIETIQLALRRGTERSGSSVPPILNRMQTFENPPTYNRTNKFTKAFQALIDAYGVASYREMNPAPYTIITFPFLFAVMFGDLGHGAIMALFGLWMIRKEKGLAAQKTDNEIWNIFFGGRYIIFLMGVFSMYTGLIYNDIFSKSLNIFGSHWHLSYNKSTVMDNKFLQLSPKGDYEGAPYPFGMDPIWQVAGANKIIFHNAYKMKISIIFGVVHMIFGVVMSWHNHTYFRNRISLMYEFIPQLIFLLLLFFYMVLLMFIKWIKFAATNDKPYSEACAPSILITFIDMVLFNTPKPPPEKCETYMFFGQHFIQVLFVLVAVGCIPVMLLAKPLLIMQARKQANEEVQPIAGATSDAETGGVSNGGSHGGGGGHEEEEELSEIFIHQSIHTIEYVLGSVSHTASYLRLWALSLAHAQLAEVLWTMVLSIGLKQEGPVGGIVLTCVFAFWAILTVGILVLMEGLSAFLHTLRLHWVEFQSKFYKGQGYAFQPFSFDAIIENGSAAVEE
- the LOC119550132 gene encoding V-type proton ATPase 116 kDa subunit a1 isoform X6 — its product is MGSLFRSEEMALCQLFLQSEAAYACVSELGELGLVQFRDLNPDVNAFQRKFVNEVRRCDEMERKLRYLEKEIKKDGIPMLDTGESPEAPQPREMIDLEATFEKLENELREVNQNAEALKRNFLELTELKHILRKTQVFFDEQEGGVNQTTESMTRALITDEARTAGASMGPVQLGFVAGVILRERLPAFERMLWRACRGNVFLRQAMIETPLEDPTNGDQVHKSVFIIFFQGDQLKTRVKKICEGFRATLYPCPEAPADRREMAMGVMTRIEDLNTVLGQTQDHRHRVLVAAAKNLKNWFVKVRKIKAIYHTLNLFNLDVTQKCLIAECWVPLLDIETIQLALRRGTERSGSSVPPILNRMQTFENPPTYNRTNKFTKAFQALIDAYGVASYREMNPAPYTIITFPFLFAVMFGDLGHGAIMALFGLWMIRKEKGLAAQKTDNEIWNIFFGGRYIIFLMGVFSMYTGLIYNDIFSKSLNIFGSHWHLSYNKSTVMDNKFLQLSPKGDYEGAPYPFGMDPIWQVAGANKIIFHNAYKMKISIIFGVVHMIFGVVMSWHNHTYFRNRISLMYEFIPQLIFLLLLFFYMVLLMFIKWIKFAATNDKPYSEACAPSILITFIDMVLFNTPKPPPEKCETYMFFGQHFIQVLFVLVAVGCIPVMLLAKPLLIMQARKQANVQPIAGATSDAETGGVSNGGSHGGGGGHEEEEELSEIFIHQSIHTIEYVLGSVSHTASYLRLWALSLAHAQLAEVLWTMVLSIGLKQEGPVGGIVLTCVFAFWAILTVGILVLMEGLSAFLHTLRLHWVEFQSKFYKGQGYAFQPFSFDAIIENGSAAVEE
- the LOC119550132 gene encoding V-type proton ATPase 116 kDa subunit a1 isoform X2, with protein sequence MGSLFRSEEMALCQLFLQSEAAYACVSELGELGLVQFRDLNPDVNAFQRKFVNEVRRCDEMERKLRYLEKEIKKDGIPMLDTGESPEAPQPREMIDLEATFEKLENELREVNQNAEALKRNFLELTELKHILRKTQVFFDESVPTVYKSSGAYSSSKYRRYPQMADNQNEDEQAQLLGEEGVRASQPGQNLKLGFVAGVILRERLPAFERMLWRACRGNVFLRQAMIETPLEDPTNGDQVHKSVFIIFFQGDQLKTRVKKICEGFRATLYPCPEAPADRREMAMGVMTRIEDLNTVLGQTQDHRHRVLVAAAKNLKNWFVKVRKIKAIYHTLNLFNLDVTQKCLIAECWVPLLDIETIQLALRRGTERSGSSVPPILNRMQTFENPPTYNRTNKFTKAFQALIDAYGVASYREMNPAPYTIITFPFLFAVMFGDLGHGAIMALFGLWMIRKEKGLAAQKTDNEIWNIFFGGRYIIFLMGVFSMYTGLIYNDIFSKSLNIFGSHWHLSYNKSTVMDNKFLQLSPKGDYEGAPYPFGMDPIWQVAGANKIIFHNAYKMKISIIFGVVHMIFGVVMSWHNHTYFRNRISLMYEFIPQLIFLLLLFFYMVLLMFIKWIKFAATNDKPYSEACAPSILITFIDMVLFNTPKPPPEKCETYMFFGQHFIQVLFVLVAVGCIPVMLLAKPLLIMQARKQANVQPIAGATSDAETGGVSNGGSHGGGGGHEEEEELSEIFIHQSIHTIEYVLGSVSHTASYLRLWALSLAHAQLAEVLWTMVLSIGLKQEGPVGGIVLTCVFAFWAILTVGILVLMEGLSAFLHTLRLHWVEFQSKFYKGQGYAFQPFSFDAIIENGSAAVEE
- the LOC119550132 gene encoding V-type proton ATPase 116 kDa subunit a1 isoform X8, coding for MGSLFRSEEMALCQLFLQSEAAYACVSELGELGLVQFRDLNPDVNAFQRKFVNEVRRCDEMERKLRYLEKEIKKDGIPMLDTGESPEAPQPREMIDLEATFEKLENELREVNQNAEALKRNFLELTELKHILRKTQVFFDEMADNQNEDEQAQLLGEEGVRASQPGQNLKLGFVAGVILRERLPAFERMLWRACRGNVFLRQAMIETPLEDPTNGDQVHKSVFIIFFQGDQLKTRVKKICEGFRATLYPCPEAPADRREMAMGVMTRIEDLNTVLGQTQDHRHRVLVAAAKNLKNWFVKVRKIKAIYHTLNLFNLDVTQKCLIAECWVPLLDIETIQLALRRGTERSGSSVPPILNRMQTFENPPTYNRTNKFTKAFQALIDAYGVASYREMNPAPYTIITFPFLFAVMFGDLGHGAIMALFGLWMIRKEKGLAAQKTDNEIWNIFFGGRYIIFLMGVFSMYTGLIYNDIFSKSLNIFGSHWHLSYNKSTVMDNKFLQLSPKGDYEGAPYPFGMDPIWQVAGANKIIFHNAYKMKISIIFGVVHMIFGVVMSWHNHTYFRNRISLMYEFIPQLIFLLLLFFYMVLLMFIKWIKFAATNDKPYSEACAPSILITFIDMVLFNTPKPPPEKCETYMFFGQHFIQVLFVLVAVGCIPVMLLAKPLLIMQARKQANVQPIAGATSDAETGGVSNGGSHGGGGGHEEEEELSEIFIHQSIHTIEYVLGSVSHTASYLRLWALSLAHAQLAEVLWTMVLSIGLKQEGPVGGIVLTCVFAFWAILTVGILVLMEGLSAFLHTLRLHWVEFQSKFYKGQGYAFQPFSFDAIIENGSAAVEE
- the LOC119550132 gene encoding V-type proton ATPase 116 kDa subunit a1 isoform X4 — encoded protein: MGSLFRSEEMALCQLFLQSEAAYACVSELGELGLVQFRDLNPDVNAFQRKFVNEVRRCDEMERKLRYLEKEIKKDGIPMLDTGESPEAPQPREMIDLEATFEKLENELREVNQNAEALKRNFLELTELKHILRKTQVFFDEQEGGVNQTTESMTRALITDEARTAGASMGPVQLGYMEKSNEREDYLPCFVAGVILRERLPAFERMLWRACRGNVFLRQAMIETPLEDPTNGDQVHKSVFIIFFQGDQLKTRVKKICEGFRATLYPCPEAPADRREMAMGVMTRIEDLNTVLGQTQDHRHRVLVAAAKNLKNWFVKVRKIKAIYHTLNLFNLDVTQKCLIAECWVPLLDIETIQLALRRGTERSGSSVPPILNRMQTFENPPTYNRTNKFTKAFQALIDAYGVASYREMNPAPYTIITFPFLFAVMFGDLGHGAIMALFGLWMIRKEKGLAAQKTDNEIWNIFFGGRYIIFLMGVFSMYTGLIYNDIFSKSLNIFGSHWHLSYNKSTVMDNKFLQLSPKGDYEGAPYPFGMDPIWQVAGANKIIFHNAYKMKISIIFGVVHMIFGVVMSWHNHTYFRNRISLMYEFIPQLIFLLLLFFYMVLLMFIKWIKFAATNDKPYSEACAPSILITFIDMVLFNTPKPPPEKCETYMFFGQHFIQVLFVLVAVGCIPVMLLAKPLLIMQARKQANVQPIAGATSDAETGGVSNGGSHGGGGGHEEEEELSEIFIHQSIHTIEYVLGSVSHTASYLRLWALSLAHAQLAEVLWTMVLSIGLKQEGPVGGIVLTCVFAFWAILTVGILVLMEGLSAFLHTLRLHWVEFQSKFYKGQGYAFQPFSFDAIIENGSAAVEE
- the LOC119550170 gene encoding UDP-N-acetylglucosamine transferase subunit ALG13 homolog, which encodes MHLNNVYITVGTTKFDALISAVTSEPALKALQDRKCTRLLIQHGNSQPLTDKEILLISKNYGIQIEQYKFRPNIEDIKSADLIIGHAGAGTCMDILNNRKHGLIVINDTLMDNHQLELAKQLASENYLYYCKVSGLDTQLTSLDFEALKPYETQPENLKKFVSAINELMSH